One region of Molothrus aeneus isolate 106 chromosome 1, BPBGC_Maene_1.0, whole genome shotgun sequence genomic DNA includes:
- the XCR1 gene encoding chemokine XC receptor 1: MDEGFYLDDNSSYEYLYETNVCEMGDYFTFNIYLTAVLYILVFFLSLLGNSLVLWILLKYEKLTSLTNIFIMNLCISDLVFSCMLPFWVVDQTFGWIFGEFLCKASNAIFSIGYYSGVFFLTLMTILRYLFVVNPLSTLRSQTQCCGVLVSLAVWTVSILIVVPEVIHTTVQADLEEHRFCDYANGNWKKVDIYVRNVLFLFSFGVIVFCYFKILIILLRARSRRKHRTVRLILIIVVAFFLCWAPYNILSFLTTFPPPTCQYVKDSNLAFHISRQIAFSHCCLNPVLYVFVGVKFKRHLAQLCSLCLHCSNDQASSPGTCYEGKYQREGTSLY, translated from the coding sequence ATGGATGAAGGATTTTATTTAGATGATAATTCCTCATATGAATACCTTTATGAAACCAACGTCTGTGAAATGGGTGACTATTTCACATTTAACATCTATCTCACTGCTGTCCTCTACATTCTGGTATTTTTCCTCAGTCTGCTAGGAAACTCTTTGGTGTTATGGATCCtactgaaatatgaaaaactTACATCTTTAACAAACATCTTCATCATGAATCTCTGTATCTCTGATTTAGTCTTCTCCTGCATGCTGCCTTTTTGGGTAGTGGACCAGACCTTTGGATGGATTTTTGGTGAGTTCCTTTGCAAAGCATCAAATGCTATTTTCTCCATTGGCTACTACAgtggtgttttctttttgactCTCATGACTATCCTGAGATACTTGTTTGTGGTGAACCCACTTTCAACTCTGAGATCCCAGACGCAGTGCTGTGGTGTTCTTGTGTCCTTGGCTGTTTGGACTGTTAGCATCTTAATTGTGGTTCCTGAGGTGATTCACACCACAGTGCAAGCAGACTTGGAAGAGCACAGGTTCTGTGATTATGCGAATGGGAATTGGAAAAAGGTGGACATTTATGTGAGAAATGTActcttcctgttttcctttggagTCATCGTGTTCTGCTACTTCAAGATACTCATAATCCTGCTTAGAGCAAGATCTCGCAGAAAGCACAGAACTGTGAGACTCATCCTCATTATTGTGGTggcttttttcctgtgctgggcacccTACAACATCCTCAGCTTCCTGACTACTTTTCCACCACCTACCTGTCAGTATGTGAAAGACTCCAACCTTGCCTTTCACATCAGCCGTCAAATTGCGTTCTCCCACTGCTGCCTCAACCCTGTGCTCTATGTATTTGTTGGAGTCAAATTCAAGAGGCATTTGGCACAGTTATGCAGTCTGTGTTTACACTGCAGCAACGATCAAGCCTCCAGCCCCGGGACCTGCTATGAAGGCAAATACCAGCGTGAAGGGACATCCCTCTATTGA